A window of Pararhodobacter sp. genomic DNA:
ATGCTTTGATGTGGGAGCTCGCACGATGGCATGCCTCCGAGGAGTTTCCAGATGATATCAGCTGCGCGCTTTTTGAATATGACGGCCCACGCGCATCGTGACACACCCCGCATCGCAGCCAGGGTCAGGCGCATGGTCGCAATCGCGCTTTCGGGTATTGCGGGAACCAGAGCATCGGCCCTAGTCCCGCTTTGCTGCAAGCTTTTCCTCGATGGCCCGCAGCCGCGCGATGACTTCGTCACGGTAGACATCCGTGCGCGCATCCGATTCCTGCCCATGGGCTTCTTGCATCGAATTCACAATCAAACCGACCAACAGGTTCACCACGGCAAAGGTTGTCACCATGATGAACGGGATGAAGAACAACCACGCGCTGGGAAATTCCGCCATCACCGGGCGTACGATCCCCATCGACCAGCTCTCCAGCGTCATGATCTGAAACAAGGTATAGGCCGACGCACCCAGACTGCCGAACCATTCGGGGAAAGCCTCGGCAAAGAGCTTGGTCGCCATGACCGCGCCGATATAGAAAATCATCGCCATCAGCAAAAACACCGAGCCCATGCCCGGCACGGCACGCACGAACCCCTCGACCACACGCCGGAGCGCCGGCGCAACCGAGACCACCCGCAGCAACCGGAGGATCCGCAGCGCACGCAAGACACCAAAGCTATGCGCCCCGGGGACCAAGGCGATGCCGACAATCGTCAGGTCGAAAAGGTTCCAGCCGGATCTGAAAAACCCACCGCGTTGCGCATAGATTTTCAGGGAAAGCTCCAGGACGAACACCGCAAGGCAGGCGGTATCGAGCGCGATGATCACCGCGCCAGCCGTTGCCATCACGCCTGGCGATGTCTCGAGACCCAGGATCAGCGCGTTGAACACGATGACGCCCAGAATGCCATATCGGACACTGGGCAAAGCCAGGAAATTTGTTACTCGGTCGCGCAGTGTCATATTGGCCCTCGATTTTCAGCCGATATGGGCGTGCGTAAACCTCGCGGCAAGCTCTACATGCGCGGACCAGCGAAATTGATCGACAACTTGCACCCAATCCAGACGATAACCGGCCTGCACCAACGCCCGCGCATCGCGTGCAAACGTCACGGGGTTGCAAGAGACGGCGGCAATCACGGGCACTTTGGCGCGGATGATCTCGGCGATCTGCGCCTCGGCTCCGGCGCGTGGCGGGTCGATCACGACGGCGTCGAATTTCGCCAGCTCGTCCGGCAGCAAGGGGCGACGAAACAGGTCGCGGATTTCCGTGGTCACGCGTTTGAGCCCCGGCGCCATTCGCCAGCCAAGATCAAGCGAGTCCAGCATAGCGCCCAGGCCCTCAACGGCGAGAACCTCGGCGGTTTCGGCCAAGGGCAAGGAAAACGTCCCGCAGCCCGCGAATAAATCGACGACATGGCGCGCGTCACCAACCGCCTCTTTGACGGCCGCCTGCAACGCGGCCTCGCCTTGTGGCGTCGCTTGCAAAAACGCGCCGGCGGGTGGCGAAACCAGCGCGCGACCCATGCGAAGTGTCGGGGGTTCTTGCTGCAACAAGACCTCGCCGTCCCACGCCAATCGCGCCAAACCGTGCCGCCCCGCGATCTGCGGCAACGCCATGCGCAAAGCCGTATCCAGCGGTTTGCCGCCGGTCACCGAAACCTCGACCCCTTGGGTGAAGGCGGTGATGGTCAGCTTCATCTCGCCGTTGCGTGAGCCCCCCTCGATCACCATGTCCTCGAGCGCCGGGATCACCGCCAACAACGCCGGGTCCAGCACTTGGCAGGCGGGAATTGCCGTGACCGTGTCCGAGGCGCGGGCGTGGAATCCGACCAACGCCCCGGATTTCAACCGCCGCCCCGCCAAGGTCGCGCGACGGCGACTGTTGGGCGGCGAGGTCAGGATCGGACGCAGCGGAGCCTCCAACCCTTGTGCAGACAGGGCTTGGCGCACCACATCTTGTTTCCAATCGGCCACAAAACCATCAGAGGCGTGCAGCAACGCACAGCCACCGCAGGCTTTGTAATGCCGACACGGCGCGCTGACCCGGTGCACCGAGGGTGTCAAGATTTTCGGCTGAGGGATGCGCCCCGCGTTGATAGCGCCGTCGATTTCCTCGCCGGGCAGCGTCCGCGGCACCGTGATCCCGTCGACGACCCCTTCGGCGCGCAGGGTCAGGCGCTCAATGATCATCATGGCCGCGCAACCGCTGGTGAAAAGGCATAGCCTTCGGGCGACAGGATCGTCGCCTCGCGCAAGCCGTGGGGTTTGTCGGCGGCCTCTATCGTTTCCAGATCCATCACGCGTTTTGGTCCTCGTCTTCGTCAACACCCAGAAACCCGCCGGATTGCCGTGACCAGAACCGCGCATAGCGACCATTCAGCGCCAGCAGGTCTTCGTGCGAGCCTTCTTCGACGATGTGACCCGCGTCAAGCACGATGATCCGGTCCATGCGGGCAATGGTGGACAGGCGGTGCGCAATCGCCAGCACGGTTTTGCCGGCCATAACGCGCTCCAACGCCTTTTGAACCTGCGCTTCAACCTCGGAATCAAGCGCCGAGGTTGCCTCATCCAACACCAGAATCGGCGCATCCTTCAGAAAGGCGCGCGCCAGCGCAACCCTTTGACGTTGCCCGCCCGACAGCCGAACACCGCGTTCGCCCAGATGTGCATCATAGCCCGTGCGGCCCATGGTATCGCGCAATCCAAGCAGGAAATCATGCGCCTCGGCCGCCTTTGCCGCGGCAAAAAGCGCGTCGTCGCTGGCGTCGGGGCGGCCATAGCGAATGTTGTCGCGTGCCGAGCGATTGAACATCGCGGTGTCTTGCGTGACCATACCGATTTGCCGCCTCAGGCTTTCCTGGGTCACAGTTCGCACATCAATGCCGTCGATCAGAACCGCGCCTTTTTCGGTGTCATAGAGCCGCAACAGCAACGCAACCAGTGTGGTTTTCCCGGCCCCCGACGCGCCGACAATGCCGATGCGCTCGCCCGCTTTGATCGTCAAATTGAGATGCTCGACACCGCCGGCCTGCCGCCCATAGGCGAAATCGACGTTGTCGAACGTGATCTCACCACGCACCGGGGGCAGTTCGGTCGCCGTGTCGCTGTCGGTCAGCGCGTGCGCAACGGTCAGCGTGCGCATACCATCCTCAACCTCGCCGACATTGGCATAGATCGCCATCAGCGTGAAACTGACCCAGCCAGTCATTTGCGCCAACCGGATCGACACCGTGCCCGCCGCGACAATCGCCCCGGTCGAGGCCTCGCCCAAGGTCCAAAGCCACAATGTGCCGCCGACCAGAGCCACCGGCAGGATCCCCGCGATCAACACCAAGACCGCACGGAACGTCGCCGAGACACGCCCGAAGGACAGCACTTTCTCGCGAAAGGTTTTCATCGCTTCCAGAGCGTTCCGGTCTTCGTGCCGCGCGTGGGCAAACAGCTTGACCGTGCGGATGTTGGTGATCGTATCCACCACCTGCCCCGTCACCATCGTCCGTGCCCCGGCCCGCGCGCCCGAGCGTTTGCGGATATGCGGCATGAACAGCTTGATCACGAGCAGATAAAACACCGCCCAGGCAAACAGGACGGCACCGAGCCGCCAGTCGATCAACCCCACCAAAGTTGCCGATCCGATCAGGGTGGACAGCGCGAAGGCCACGGTGTTGATCGACTCGCTGACCACCTCGGTCAGGGCGCGTGCCGTCTGGATCTGCTTTTGCGCGATACGGCCCGCGAAATCATTGTCGAAAAACCGGATATCATGGCCCATTGTCCAGCGGTTCAGGCGCGACAGGACCAAGGGGTCTACGTTTGGCGCAACGGTCAAAAAGTTCGAGGCCGAACCAAGGCCAAAGGCAAACGGCCGAACCACCATGAAAAAGCCCGCGAACAGCAGGAGCATGAGCCAGTTCTGCGCAAAAAATGTCTCTGTATTCCCCGAAACCGCGGCGTCGATGACAAGGCCCATGATCAGCGCCGACAACACCTCGGTCGCGCCGGCAAAGGCGGAAATGATGGTCGCAATCGTGATCCCCGGCCATGCCCCCGACAGCGCCCAGCGCAGAAATGCGCCCAGCGTGCGCGGTGGCGGCCCGTCGGCGGCCATGAACGGGTTGATCAGCGTCGAAAGCCTCATTCTGCGACCTCATCCGTGCCAATGAAACCGCCCGATTGCCGCGCCCAGAACCGCGCATAGAGGCCATTCAGCGCCAGCAAATCGGCATGCGTGCCCTGCTCGACAATCCGCCCATCATCGAGCACCACGATCCGGTCCATGCGCGCGATGGTGGACAGACGGTGCGCGATGGCGATCACGGTCTTGCCCTCCATCACGCCATACAGCGTGTCCTGGATCTGGGCCTCTACCTCGGAATCCAGCGCGCTGGTTGCCTCGTCGAGCACCAGAATCGGCGCGTCTTTCAGGATCACGCGGGCAATCGCGATGCGTTGCCGCTGGCCACCCGACAGCTTGACGCCCCGCTCACCGACGCGCGCGTCATAGCCAGTGTTCCCCTCGGCATCCGACAGGCTCAGGATGAACTCATGCGCCTCGGCCCGTTTGGCGGCGTCGATCATCTCGGCCTCGGTCGCGTCGGCGCGGCCATAGAGGATATTTTCGCGCACCGAGCGATGCAGCAGCGCGGTGTCCTGTTGCACCATGCCGATCTGCGCGCGCAGACTGTCTTGCGCGACCTGCGTGATGTCCTGCCCGTCGATCTGGATGCGCCCGCCCTCGGGGTCATAAAACCGCAAAAGCAGCTTGACGAGGGTCGATTTCCCGGCCCCCGAACGCCCGATCACACCGATTTTTTCGCCCGGCGCAATGCTCATCGTCACCGATTGCAACCCGCCCGAACCACGCCCGTAATGATGGCTCAGGTCGATCAGATCGACGCGGCCGTCGCGAAAGTCCAAAGGTTTGGCACTTGGCGCATCAACCAGTGTGATCGGTTGGGCGATGGTTTCCATCCCCTCGGCCACGACGCCAAGGTTGCGAAAGAACGAGCTGACCGCCCACATGAACCAGCCGGTCATTGCGTTCAGCCGCAACACGATCGACGAGGCCGCAACCACGATACCCAGCGTCGCGTTGCCCATGGACCACAGGTAGATCGCCCAACCCACGACCGCGACGATTAGGAATCCGTTCAGAAACACCAGCGTCAGATCCATCGTCGTGAACAGTCGCATTTCGCGCTGAAATGTCACCCGCGCATGTTCAATCGTCTCGCGGGCATAGTCGTTTTCCAGATCGTCCTGCGCAAACAGTTTGACCGAATGAATGTTGGTATAGGCATCCACCACGCGGCCCGTCACGGCGCTGCGGGCATCCGAGGCCGCCTTCGAGGCCGTGCCCATGTGCCGGATCGTCCAGCGCACGAGTTGACCATAAAGCACAAGCCAGATCAGAAGTGGCAGCACCAAACGCGGGTCAGCGCCGAACAACAGCACCCCGGCGCCGATGGCATAGGCGGTGGCATAGCTGAGCGCGTCGAACACCTGATAGATCGCCTCGCCCGCCGCAGGTGGGGTCTGCATGATCCGGTTGGCGATGCGCCCGGCGAAGTCATTCTCGAACCAGCCCACCGACTGCCGCAACACATGGCGATGCGCGCGCCAGCGGATCAGAGTGCCAAAATTGGGCAGGATGGTGTTGTTGATCAGCGCCGTACTGACGCCCTGCAAGACGGGTCGGATGGCCAGCAAGAAAATCGCGGCCAGCGCCATTTCCAGCCCGTAGAGCGACCAAAACGCGGCCATGTCTGTGTTTTCCAGCACATCCACAAGGCGGCCCAGATACCAGATCAGGCCGATCTCGACGAAAGCCGTGATGATCGAGAATACGCCGGTGATGACCAGGACCTTGCGGAACGGTTGCAGGTATCCTTTCAGGAACGGCCACAGCCGTTGCGGCGGCACGTCATGCTCGGCGTAACTGGCGTAGGGATTCACCAGGTTTTCGAAATATCTATACACGCGACCAATCCTCAACCTGTGCAAGCAAACTAGGTCGCTTCACCCGATTAGGCCAGACCCAGCACCACAAGAAGTGCGTTGCGATCCGGGGCGAAATCTTGGGCCAGCCAATGCGCCTCGGCCCGTTTCAAGGCCGCACCAAGGTCGGCACCTGACAGATGTGGCATCAGGTCCTTGGCCTTGAGCGGAAATATGGCTTTGGCGCCGCGGTGAATGTCATCGCGCCAACCGGCCGCGGGTGGTGCCTCGAACAAGGCGGCGCGGGCCAGAACAGCATCAGCCGCCCGGAGTTCGCCCAACAGATAGCCAAGCGCTGCCGGGGCGCTGACCTCGCCCAAAACGTCTCTAACGTTGCAAAAATGCGCTGATTCCGCCTTGGACATACGCAGGATTTCGGTGGGATCTGCGCCGCCCAGAACCAGCAACCGCCGCAACCAACCGCCTGGCTTGCCCTCTTCCAGATGCACCAGAACCGCGAGGGCGGCGGCTTGGGCACCGGGCAGGATATGCGCCATCACCCCGGCCTGAACCATCGCGGCGACGGCGGGCGCAGGGTCGGTTGCCGCCAGGAGTTTGCGCAGTTCCGCCGTGATACGTTCTTGCGAAAGCGTCTCTAACATGGCGGAATGTTCGGCGCAGGCGGCCAAGGCGTCGGCATCCAACCCCTGCTCGGGGTCGCCATATTGCGCGTGAAACCGAAAGAACCGCAGGATGCGCAGGGAATCCTCGGCGATCCGATCATGGGCATCTCCGACAAATCGGACGCGCCGCGCTTTCAGGTCATCCAGACCGCCGAGCGGATCGACCAGAGAGCCATCGGCCTGCACATAGAGCGCGTTCATGGTGAAATCACGGCGCGCGGCGTCCTGCTTCAGCGACGCGCCAAACGAGACGCGTGCATGACGTCCAAAAGTCTCGTCATCACGACGAAAGCTGGTGACCTCGAACCCTTCACCGCCTGAAACAACTGTGACCGTGCCATGCGCGATGCCAGTCGGCACGGCACGCAAACCCGCGTTTTCGGCAAGTTTAGTGACTGTTTCAGGCAAGGCATCGGTCGCGATATCGACATCCGCGACCGGCACACCCAGCAGCGCGTTGCGCACACAACCGCCAACCGCCAGCGCGTGATACCCGGCCTCGGACAACAGGTGCAGAACCGCCTGCGTGTTCGGATTGTCCAGCCAGGCGCCGCCGATCTTCATTCAACCCGCACCGCCAAGGCGTGCAGCATTCGCGCGGTTGCGCCCCAGATGTAATACGGGCCCCAAGGGACGGTGTAAAAGGACCGCCAGGTGCCAAGCCAAAGCCGCTGCTGAACCGAGTAATTCTCGGGCCGCAGCAGGTGATCGAGCGGCACAAAGAAGGCCTCATCGACTTCGCCGGTTTCGACAATCGGTGAAAACCGCGCGGAGATATGCCCAAGGATCGGAGTCACGGCGAATCCGGTGACGGTTTCGTGGATCGGCATGGCGCCCAAAACCGTGACCAACGCCGGGTCCAGCCCCACTTCCTCTTGCGCCTCACGCAAGGCGGCGCCCGTCACGTCGGTGTCAGTCTCCTCGACCTTGCCGCCGGGAAAGGCGATCTGGCCCGGATGGTGTTTCAGACCAGACGCCCGTTTGGTCAGCAAAACCGACAGGCCCTGCGGCCGTTCGATCAGGGGCACCAAGACCCCGGCCGCCCGCAGGGGGCGTTTCTCGTGCCGATACTCCGGGTTCAGGTCAAAGTCGCTCGACTCTGACCCGGATTGGGCCAGCGCGCGCCGAATACGATCTAATGGATCAGTCGTCCCCATCCGATTTTGCCTCGAAACCCACACTGTCTGCGGCCAAAACATAGTGTGCACCGCAGAATTGGCAATCGGCGGTGACAACCCCTTCGGGTGTCGTCATGTGGCCGATGTCTTTCGCCGAATAGATCGACAGGCTTTGGCGCACCTTGTCCTCGGAGCAGGTGCAGCCGAATTCCAGCGGCTGCGATTCGAAAACGCGCGGCTGTTCCTCGCTGAACAATCGCACCAGAAGGTCGGTCGGCTGAACGACCGGTCCGATCAATTCAAGTTGTTCGACCGTATCCAGCAATATATTGACCCGGTTCCAGTTTTCCGCAGCGTCGCCATCGACCAGATCGCCGGCCGCCAGCAGACCATCCTCACCGGAACCGCCATCTTTGGCGTGCGGCGAGGCTTTGGGCATGTGCTGCAACATCACGCCACCCGCGCGCCATTTTTCCGACTGGCCGGGCAAGGTGGAGCGCCCGGCAGCAATGGCAAAGCGCGTTGGCAGTTGCTCGGATTGCGCAAAATACGTCTCGGCACAGGCGGACAGTGAGCCGCCAGAGATCGGCGTAATGCCCTGATACGGCGTCATATCGGCGCCTTGGTCGATGATGATCGCGAAATACCCCTGGCCAATCTGGCTGAAGGGGTCCGAGGCGGGGTCCAGCCGTTCGGCATCAAAACTCGCATAAGCGCGGATGCGGGCGGGTTCACCCTCGGCTGCGGGGGCGAAATAGTCGGTCGCAATCAGCCGCGCCGGGCCAGAGCCGCGCACCTGCAAGGACAACCGCCAGCGCAGTTTCAGCGTCTGGCCGATCATCGCGGTCAGCAAAACGGCCTCGGCAACCAAGGCTTCGATTTGCGCTGGATAGTTGTGCTGGCCCAGCACAGTCTCCAACACACCGTCGATTCGGGCGAGGCGACCACGGATATCCGCGTGGTCCAATTGAAAGGGCAGGACGGTATCGTCCCAGGCGATTTGCGCACCGAGGGTCATGGTAACCTTCACATCAAGGGCTTGGCTTTGAGGTCCTCATATAGGAATGCAATCCTCCGGGCCAAGGGGCAAAGCTGATTCGGGCCCGAATCGAAAGGAACTGCGATGATCCCGCGCTATGGCTCACCACCCAAATCAGGCCGCCACTATCGCCGGCGGCCTGGGGTTTACGCGATTCTGTGGCGCCACGGACGGGTATTGCTGACCCATCAGACCGACCCGAGGCCCGAGCTTCAATTGCCGGGCGGCGGCATTGATCCGGGCGAATCACCCCTGCAAGCCCTGCACCGCGAGGTGATGGAGGAAACCGGTTGGCGCATTGCAAAGCCGCGCCGGCTGGGGGCTTTTCGCCGGTTTACCTACATGCCGGAATATAACCTCTGGGCGGAAAAGCTTTGTTCGGTGTATATGGCGCTACCGGTGCGGCGTGTCGCGGCACCAACCGAACCCGGCCATTCTGCGCAGTGGCTGAAGCCTGAAGCCGCTGCTGACCTGTTGGGAAACCCCGGTGATGCTGCCTTTTTACGAGGAGTTATCCGATGGTTGCGCTAGTCACGCGCCGGGTTGCAGTCCTGATGTTGCTGGCCGCATGTAGCCGTGCGCCGCGTTTTCTGGACTATAACGGCCCCGAGATCACCGAGATTCGTGTTTACAAGGGCGCGCGCCGGATGGAGCTGTGGCATCACGACCAGATGCTGCACGAGTATGTGATTGGCCTGGGGCAAAACCCCGTCGGCCACAAGGTGTATGAAGGCGATAGCCGCACGCCTGAGGGGCGCTATGTCATTGATCGGCGCAATCCGCAGAGCACGTATCATCTGTCGCTGGGGATCTCGTATCCCAACGCAGAAGACACCGCGCGCGCCGAGGCTTTGGGCCTGAGCCCGGGCGGTGACATCTTCATCCATGGTCAAGGGCGCGGCAATCGTTGGCGGTCCGGCGACTGGAGCGTTGGCTGCATCACCGTCACCGACCGCGAGATCGAAGATATTTATTCAATGATCAATATCGGCACAGAAATCGTTCTGTACCCTTAGACCTGCGCCGAAACTCCGGTGGTCAAGACCCACCACAATCTGCCGGTGGGTTCCTGAAACCAGGAAAAGCCGATTTCGCGGGCGCGTGGATCGAGGATGATCGCCCGCGTATCGCGGCGATCCAGCCAGGCCGTCAGCGTTTCCAGCTCGGTTTCATAGGTCTCTGACAGCGTTTCACCCAGAAAAGACCCGCGATAACCCACGCGATTCACCCGGTCGATGGGCGAGGATCCGTCCGATCCAAAATGCCACTGCCGCCCCTGAATCGACATGTCACGGGCATGGGTCGCGGCGGCCGAGGTCAGTTCGATGCTCAATTCCACAGGTGCCAGACCGGTTTGCGCGCGCACCGTGTTGATCGCATCGCGCATCCGCGCCTGAATCCGGGGAACATCCTGCTCGGAGATCCGGTAGACCACCGGAACCGGCCGACCATTCGCCCCCAAGCGCATCGCGGTTCCGGGTGCCGAGCAAGCTGTTACCGCTGCAAGCGCGATCAATGCGGGATAAACGGGACTGGGCATGGCATTCCTGTCAATGGGGTGCTTCAATCCCTTAGACAAAATGTTGAGAAAGTTCAATTGCAACTCCGCACCCTCACATGAGCTTGCGTTGCGATTGCGACAGATTTGTCGTATAAAAAGAAAAAAATCGAGCGACCGAGGCAAAAACAATGTCGAACAACAAATTTCTGCGCCCTGATCGGCGTGGCTTTCTGGTCGGTTCTGCCGCGCTGGGTGGCCTGCTTGCGGCTCCTGCGGTTCTGGCCCAGACGGCCCGGCCCGTTGATCCGTCGATGACCAACAGCACCGAGATTGAAACCGATGTGCGCGACACCACGCCACGCAACATCTCGAGCTTTCGCACATTGCAATGGCGCGATTACTTTTCGCATCTGCGGCGCGGCGCGATTCTGGCGGATACCGATAGCCGGGCGGTGCATTACTGGTCCGAGGATGAAAGCATCTATCGCCTGTACCCCTCATCAGTTCCGATGAGCGACGAATTGACACGCCGCGGCAGCACCACCGTCACCCGCATGGTGGAAGGTCCGGAATGGCGCCCGACCCCGTCGATGCGCGAAAGAAACCCGGAATGGCCGGCCTATGTCGGTCCTGGCCCGGAAAATCCGCTGGGCAGCCACGCTTTGTACCTGGGATGGCAATATTATCGCATCCACGGCACGCACGACACGCGCAAAATCGGACGTCGCTCATCCAATGGATGCATTGGGCTCTACAACGAGCACATTGCCGAGCTTTATGGTTTCGCACAAATCGGCATGCAGGTGTTGCTAATTTGACGACATTGCGGCCAAGTCGCGGAAAAGCCAAAACTCACCCGTTGCATTTCACACCGCAAACTGGTTTGAGAGGGCTACGAGGTATCGTCTTGGGTGCGCATTCTGCCCGTTATAAGAATTTGTAGAAGTGCGCAAATACTGGAGGTTGACAAATGAAGAAACTCGCTCTCGCTGCTCTGATCGCAGTCACCGGCACCGCAGCTTTGGCTTCGGGCTACGTCGAACCATACGTCGAGCCTGAAGTCATCGTGGCTCACTCGTCGTCATCGGTTGGTGGCATCGTTGTTCCACTGCTTCTGCTGATCCTGGTTGCCGCACTGGCTTCCTAATCTGCATTCGCTGCCGATTAAGCAAAGGGGTCAGACGTCAAGTCTGACCCCTTTCGCTATTCCGGGTCCAAATTTGACCCGGCACCTTACCCCAGCCAGCCGCGCAGGTTGTCCTGGACGATGGCGGCAAGCGCATCCATATGCGCGGCGTCGTCATTGAGGCAGGGGATATAGGTAAATGATTCGCCGCCGGCGTGCTCGAACGCCTCGCGAATCTCGCCTTCGATTTCTTCCAGCGTTTCAATGCAATCCGCCGCAAACGCCGGTGCAATCACGGCGATTCGCTTGACGCCGGATTTCGCCAACGCCGCCACATGCTCGACCGTGTAGGGCCGCAACCACTCCTCGCGGCCGAAAACCGATTGAAACGTGGTATCAATCATTGAGTCGCGCCAGCCCAACCGCTCGCGCAGCAACCGCGTCGTTTTCTGGCACTGGCAATGATACGGATCGCCCTCGAGCAAATACCGTTTGGGCATTCCGTGATACGAGGCCACCAGAACTTCGGGTTTTTGTGCCATCGGGTTCCAGACGCGCTCCACCGATTGCGCCAAAGCCTCGATATACCGGGGGTCGTCAAAATAAGCGGGCACGGTGCGCGCCGCGGGTTGCCATTTTTCCTGCATCAAGGCGCGGAAGAACTGGTCGTTGGCGGTCGCGGTCGTTGCCCCCGCATTCTGCGGATAGAGCGGAAAGAACAGGATTTTTTCGCAACCCGCGTCCACCATGCGCCGCACCACCGATTTCGTCGACGGGTTGCCGTAGCGCATGCAGAACTCCACCATCACCGAATCACCAAATTGCGCCTGCATCCGCTCTGACAGCGCCGCGCGTTGGTCCTTGGTGATCGTCATCAACGGGCTTTCGCCCTTGTCGTGGTTCCAGATGGATTTGTAATTCGCGCCCGAGGTGAAAGGCCGCTTGGTCAGGATAATCAATTGCAGCAGCGGCTGCCATTTCCACGAGGCGATATCGATGACCCGCTTGTCCGACAAAAACTCGTTCAGATAGCGCCGCATCGACCAATAGTCGTAATGGTCCGGCGTCCCCAGATTGGCAATCAGCACCCCGACCTTGGCAGGCGCAATCGCCGGATGATCCGCGGGCGCATGCGCAAGACGGCCTTTCCCGGGCTGATCCTTGTGAATGGGGCATTGAGCGTCGGTCATGGGCTTCCTTTCGGTGGCGTCGCCCCTCACCTAGCGGGCCTGCGGGCAAGGTCAATCCTTGGCGGGGCGAGGTGCGGCAAAGGGCGCCGGTTCCAATGGCGTTTCAACCGCGCCCAACGCATCCGCCAAGCGTTGCGCCGCTGATCCGGGCCGCAGCGGTTTCTGTTGCGTGTCAGATGGCGCCCA
This region includes:
- a CDS encoding ion transporter, which encodes MTLRDRVTNFLALPSVRYGILGVIVFNALILGLETSPGVMATAGAVIIALDTACLAVFVLELSLKIYAQRGGFFRSGWNLFDLTIVGIALVPGAHSFGVLRALRILRLLRVVSVAPALRRVVEGFVRAVPGMGSVFLLMAMIFYIGAVMATKLFAEAFPEWFGSLGASAYTLFQIMTLESWSMGIVRPVMAEFPSAWLFFIPFIMVTTFAVVNLLVGLIVNSMQEAHGQESDARTDVYRDEVIARLRAIEEKLAAKRD
- a CDS encoding class I SAM-dependent RNA methyltransferase translates to MMIIERLTLRAEGVVDGITVPRTLPGEEIDGAINAGRIPQPKILTPSVHRVSAPCRHYKACGGCALLHASDGFVADWKQDVVRQALSAQGLEAPLRPILTSPPNSRRRATLAGRRLKSGALVGFHARASDTVTAIPACQVLDPALLAVIPALEDMVIEGGSRNGEMKLTITAFTQGVEVSVTGGKPLDTALRMALPQIAGRHGLARLAWDGEVLLQQEPPTLRMGRALVSPPAGAFLQATPQGEAALQAAVKEAVGDARHVVDLFAGCGTFSLPLAETAEVLAVEGLGAMLDSLDLGWRMAPGLKRVTTEIRDLFRRPLLPDELAKFDAVVIDPPRAGAEAQIAEIIRAKVPVIAAVSCNPVTFARDARALVQAGYRLDWVQVVDQFRWSAHVELAARFTHAHIG
- a CDS encoding ABC transporter ATP-binding protein; this encodes MRLSTLINPFMAADGPPPRTLGAFLRWALSGAWPGITIATIISAFAGATEVLSALIMGLVIDAAVSGNTETFFAQNWLMLLLFAGFFMVVRPFAFGLGSASNFLTVAPNVDPLVLSRLNRWTMGHDIRFFDNDFAGRIAQKQIQTARALTEVVSESINTVAFALSTLIGSATLVGLIDWRLGAVLFAWAVFYLLVIKLFMPHIRKRSGARAGARTMVTGQVVDTITNIRTVKLFAHARHEDRNALEAMKTFREKVLSFGRVSATFRAVLVLIAGILPVALVGGTLWLWTLGEASTGAIVAAGTVSIRLAQMTGWVSFTLMAIYANVGEVEDGMRTLTVAHALTDSDTATELPPVRGEITFDNVDFAYGRQAGGVEHLNLTIKAGERIGIVGASGAGKTTLVALLLRLYDTEKGAVLIDGIDVRTVTQESLRRQIGMVTQDTAMFNRSARDNIRYGRPDASDDALFAAAKAAEAHDFLLGLRDTMGRTGYDAHLGERGVRLSGGQRQRVALARAFLKDAPILVLDEATSALDSEVEAQVQKALERVMAGKTVLAIAHRLSTIARMDRIIVLDAGHIVEEGSHEDLLALNGRYARFWSRQSGGFLGVDEDEDQNA
- a CDS encoding ABC transporter ATP-binding protein codes for the protein MYRYFENLVNPYASYAEHDVPPQRLWPFLKGYLQPFRKVLVITGVFSIITAFVEIGLIWYLGRLVDVLENTDMAAFWSLYGLEMALAAIFLLAIRPVLQGVSTALINNTILPNFGTLIRWRAHRHVLRQSVGWFENDFAGRIANRIMQTPPAAGEAIYQVFDALSYATAYAIGAGVLLFGADPRLVLPLLIWLVLYGQLVRWTIRHMGTASKAASDARSAVTGRVVDAYTNIHSVKLFAQDDLENDYARETIEHARVTFQREMRLFTTMDLTLVFLNGFLIVAVVGWAIYLWSMGNATLGIVVAASSIVLRLNAMTGWFMWAVSSFFRNLGVVAEGMETIAQPITLVDAPSAKPLDFRDGRVDLIDLSHHYGRGSGGLQSVTMSIAPGEKIGVIGRSGAGKSTLVKLLLRFYDPEGGRIQIDGQDITQVAQDSLRAQIGMVQQDTALLHRSVRENILYGRADATEAEMIDAAKRAEAHEFILSLSDAEGNTGYDARVGERGVKLSGGQRQRIAIARVILKDAPILVLDEATSALDSEVEAQIQDTLYGVMEGKTVIAIAHRLSTIARMDRIVVLDDGRIVEQGTHADLLALNGLYARFWARQSGGFIGTDEVAE
- a CDS encoding CCA tRNA nucleotidyltransferase — protein: MKIGGAWLDNPNTQAVLHLLSEAGYHALAVGGCVRNALLGVPVADVDIATDALPETVTKLAENAGLRAVPTGIAHGTVTVVSGGEGFEVTSFRRDDETFGRHARVSFGASLKQDAARRDFTMNALYVQADGSLVDPLGGLDDLKARRVRFVGDAHDRIAEDSLRILRFFRFHAQYGDPEQGLDADALAACAEHSAMLETLSQERITAELRKLLAATDPAPAVAAMVQAGVMAHILPGAQAAALAVLVHLEEGKPGGWLRRLLVLGGADPTEILRMSKAESAHFCNVRDVLGEVSAPAALGYLLGELRAADAVLARAALFEAPPAAGWRDDIHRGAKAIFPLKAKDLMPHLSGADLGAALKRAEAHWLAQDFAPDRNALLVVLGLA
- a CDS encoding CoA pyrophosphatase, which produces MGTTDPLDRIRRALAQSGSESSDFDLNPEYRHEKRPLRAAGVLVPLIERPQGLSVLLTKRASGLKHHPGQIAFPGGKVEETDTDVTGAALREAQEEVGLDPALVTVLGAMPIHETVTGFAVTPILGHISARFSPIVETGEVDEAFFVPLDHLLRPENYSVQQRLWLGTWRSFYTVPWGPYYIWGATARMLHALAVRVE
- a CDS encoding Hsp33 family molecular chaperone HslO; amino-acid sequence: MTLGAQIAWDDTVLPFQLDHADIRGRLARIDGVLETVLGQHNYPAQIEALVAEAVLLTAMIGQTLKLRWRLSLQVRGSGPARLIATDYFAPAAEGEPARIRAYASFDAERLDPASDPFSQIGQGYFAIIIDQGADMTPYQGITPISGGSLSACAETYFAQSEQLPTRFAIAAGRSTLPGQSEKWRAGGVMLQHMPKASPHAKDGGSGEDGLLAAGDLVDGDAAENWNRVNILLDTVEQLELIGPVVQPTDLLVRLFSEEQPRVFESQPLEFGCTCSEDKVRQSLSIYSAKDIGHMTTPEGVVTADCQFCGAHYVLAADSVGFEAKSDGDD